A window of Amycolatopsis australiensis contains these coding sequences:
- a CDS encoding ABC transporter permease, whose amino-acid sequence MAVVVRMLLSRILALIPLLLGVILFVFVVMRFAPTDPALAAFDGANATAEQLQRFREENGLLDPLPLQYVHFVWHLLQGDFGTSVITKQPVGQTIATALPLTVQLTLLGLVIALVAALVLGVTSALFRDRWPDKLIRVVTLAGVAAPAFWVALLLVQWLAVGQGLFPTSGYVSPADSVGGWLNSLALPAVSLALPVAAQLTRVIRTSMVEELDKDYVRTARGGGLPPVVVVGRNVLRNALVTPLTVLGLRVGYLLGGAVVIETMFALPGMGQNMIQAVTDGDTAKVQGFVITIAIGFVLVNLVVDVLYLIANPRLRSHA is encoded by the coding sequence GTGGCCGTCGTCGTGCGGATGCTGCTCAGCCGCATCCTCGCCCTGATCCCGCTGCTGCTCGGCGTGATCCTGTTCGTGTTCGTCGTGATGCGCTTCGCCCCGACCGACCCGGCGCTGGCCGCGTTCGACGGCGCGAACGCCACCGCCGAGCAGCTCCAGCGGTTCCGGGAGGAGAACGGGCTGCTGGACCCGCTGCCGCTGCAGTACGTCCACTTCGTCTGGCACCTGCTGCAGGGCGACTTCGGCACCAGCGTGATCACCAAGCAGCCGGTCGGGCAGACCATCGCGACCGCGCTGCCGCTGACCGTGCAGCTGACCCTGCTCGGGCTGGTCATCGCGCTCGTGGCGGCGCTGGTGCTCGGCGTGACGTCGGCGCTGTTCCGCGATCGCTGGCCCGACAAGCTGATCCGCGTGGTCACCCTCGCCGGGGTCGCCGCGCCCGCGTTCTGGGTGGCGCTGCTGCTGGTGCAGTGGCTGGCCGTCGGCCAGGGCCTGTTCCCGACCAGCGGCTACGTCAGCCCGGCCGACTCCGTCGGCGGCTGGCTGAACTCGCTGGCGCTGCCGGCGGTCTCCCTGGCGCTGCCGGTGGCCGCCCAGCTGACCCGGGTGATCCGGACGTCGATGGTCGAAGAGCTGGACAAGGACTACGTCCGCACCGCGCGCGGCGGCGGCCTGCCGCCGGTGGTCGTGGTCGGGCGCAACGTGCTGCGCAACGCGCTCGTCACGCCGCTGACCGTGCTCGGCCTGCGGGTCGGCTACCTGCTGGGCGGCGCCGTCGTCATCGAGACGATGTTCGCGCTGCCGGGGATGGGGCAGAACATGATCCAGGCCGTCACCGACGGCGACACCGCCAAGGTGCAGGGGTTCGTCATCACGATCGCGATCGGGTTCGTCCTGGTCAACCTCGTCGTCGACGTGCTGTACCTGATCGCCAACCCGCGCCTGCGGAGCCACGCGTGA
- a CDS encoding dipeptide/oligopeptide/nickel ABC transporter permease/ATP-binding protein yields MKRLRGAWPALAILGVLVLVAVLGTLVATHSPDALSTDTGGPSSAHWFGTDTSGRDIFSRLVAGTRWSLAIGLGAVALALVSGAVIGAFAATSHRRVDAVIMRVLDVIMAFPGIALAAVLVAVFGHGIQVLILAIGFLNMPPVARVVRANVLAQYGEDYVAAERVIGARRFFVLTRHVAVNCAAPVLVFCTVTVADAIVFEASLSFVGAGIQPPDPSWGSVLADGKDLVLTGGWWATLFPGLLILVTVLALNILSERISDAWAAPSTRAVKAAEVAKAVEARDDADTAPVLPIAGLREAGERLARTARSVDHRETVLEVDRLRISFPGRHGGADVVDGVSFSVRAGEVLGLIGESGCGKTLTALSILGLQPPAAKVSGQVRFARRDLLNLRPGERRRHLGHDIAMIYQDALSSLNPAMTIRAQLKQFTRRGGTRTPAELLELVNLDPERTLRAYPHELSGGQRQRVLIAMALSRSPKLIVADEPTTALDVTVQAQIMALLLRLQEELGFALILVSHDLALVSEIADRVVVMYGGQVAELGATAEVVGSPRHHYTRGLLSAVLSLEENDARLTQIKGVVPAPAEFPAGCRFAGRCPAARAKCHDETPVRFGEPVEHLVACHFPAAGITREKEATA; encoded by the coding sequence GTGAAGCGCCTGCGCGGGGCCTGGCCCGCACTCGCGATCCTCGGCGTCCTGGTCCTGGTCGCCGTGCTCGGCACGCTCGTGGCCACGCACAGCCCGGACGCGCTCAGCACCGACACCGGCGGCCCGAGCAGCGCCCACTGGTTCGGCACGGACACCTCGGGCCGCGACATCTTCTCCCGGCTCGTCGCCGGCACGCGCTGGTCGCTCGCCATCGGCCTGGGGGCGGTGGCGCTCGCGCTCGTGTCGGGAGCGGTGATCGGGGCGTTCGCCGCGACGTCGCACCGCCGGGTGGACGCCGTGATCATGCGCGTCCTCGACGTCATCATGGCGTTCCCGGGCATCGCGCTCGCGGCGGTGCTGGTCGCGGTGTTCGGCCACGGCATCCAGGTGCTGATCCTGGCCATCGGGTTCCTCAACATGCCACCGGTGGCCCGGGTCGTGCGGGCGAACGTCCTGGCCCAGTACGGCGAGGACTACGTCGCCGCCGAGCGCGTCATCGGGGCCCGCCGGTTCTTCGTGCTGACCCGGCACGTCGCGGTCAACTGCGCCGCGCCGGTGCTCGTGTTCTGCACGGTCACCGTCGCCGACGCGATCGTCTTCGAGGCGTCGCTGTCGTTCGTCGGCGCCGGCATCCAGCCGCCGGACCCGTCGTGGGGTTCGGTGCTCGCCGACGGCAAGGACCTGGTCCTGACCGGCGGCTGGTGGGCGACGCTGTTCCCCGGCCTGCTGATCCTGGTCACCGTGCTGGCGCTGAACATCCTGTCCGAGCGCATCTCGGACGCGTGGGCCGCGCCGTCGACCCGCGCGGTGAAGGCCGCCGAGGTGGCGAAGGCGGTCGAGGCACGCGACGACGCCGACACCGCACCCGTCCTGCCCATCGCGGGCCTGCGGGAGGCGGGGGAGCGGCTCGCCCGCACCGCCCGGTCGGTGGACCACCGCGAGACGGTCCTGGAGGTCGACCGGCTCCGGATCTCCTTCCCGGGCCGCCACGGCGGTGCCGACGTCGTCGACGGCGTGTCCTTCAGCGTGCGCGCCGGCGAGGTGCTCGGCCTGATCGGCGAGTCCGGGTGCGGCAAGACGCTCACCGCGCTGTCGATCCTCGGCCTGCAGCCGCCGGCCGCGAAGGTGTCCGGCCAGGTCCGCTTCGCGCGGCGGGATCTGCTGAACCTGCGCCCGGGCGAACGCCGCCGGCACCTCGGCCACGACATCGCGATGATCTACCAGGACGCGCTCAGCAGCCTCAACCCGGCGATGACGATCCGCGCCCAGCTCAAGCAGTTCACCCGCCGCGGCGGCACCCGCACCCCGGCCGAGCTGCTGGAGCTGGTCAACCTCGACCCGGAACGGACGCTGCGGGCCTACCCGCACGAGCTGTCCGGCGGCCAGCGCCAGCGCGTGTTGATCGCGATGGCGCTCTCGCGCAGCCCGAAGCTGATCGTCGCCGACGAGCCGACCACCGCGCTCGACGTCACCGTGCAGGCCCAGATCATGGCGCTGCTGCTGCGGCTCCAGGAAGAACTGGGTTTCGCGCTCATCCTCGTCTCGCACGACCTCGCGCTGGTGTCCGAGATCGCCGACCGCGTCGTCGTGATGTACGGCGGCCAGGTCGCCGAGCTGGGCGCCACGGCCGAGGTCGTCGGCTCGCCGCGGCACCACTACACGCGGGGGCTGCTCAGCGCCGTGCTGTCGCTGGAGGAGAACGACGCCCGGCTGACGCAGATCAAGGGCGTCGTCCCGGCCCCGGCCGAGTTCCCGGCGGGCTGCCGGTTCGCCGGCCGCTGCCCGGCGGCACGGGCCAAGTGCCACGACGAGACCCCGGTCCGCTTCGGCGAGCCGGTCGAGCACCTGGTCGCCTGCCACTTCCCGGCGGCCGGCATCACGCGCGAGAAGGAGGCGACGGCGTGA
- a CDS encoding ABC transporter substrate-binding protein has translation MSQSPSLSRRQLLRYSTFAGAALAFPAVLAACGGPASTNKTGSSAGSLTAVIGYGNNQTWDPLQTASAFSMAAMLHCYESLVEGDPITRAPFPGLAKALPADTSGTSLKFDLRDGAKWHDGQPVTADDVVFTYARALDEKENVLIHSFFSHWLAEVRKTGDRSVEFVLKFPFPYALQRIQCCKIVPKHVYDGKWDDAKSGKVVGSGPYKVVEQAPLSHTSFEKFADYNGPRPAAYDRMLWKSIVDAAPRVAAISGAKPDAQIAENIPAANAEQLRKAGRTVEFADGGNNLFLLFNTAHAPFDNKLVRQALHYAIDKQKMIDIGLKGAGSPGTSFINPKLPSSQPAAQDFVYHPEKAKQLLQQAGVSGLKVTLSTTNTSLVADCVKVIKEGWDAIGVQTTLDSQDTKALFSKLDAGTDFQVVATTNNPMQFGNDPDLLIRYYYDAKSILTSKYARWTGPDAQALQQLQDQAAAEPDEAKRTALNKQLLDRISEQAVIYPVVFTQLGTAWDPKAITGVRAQGYPGIYLNQAKPV, from the coding sequence ATGTCCCAGAGCCCGTCGCTCAGCCGCCGCCAGTTGCTGCGCTACAGCACCTTCGCCGGCGCGGCCCTGGCGTTCCCCGCCGTGCTCGCCGCGTGCGGCGGACCGGCGTCCACCAACAAGACCGGCAGCTCGGCGGGCTCGCTGACCGCCGTGATCGGCTACGGCAACAACCAGACGTGGGACCCGCTGCAGACCGCGTCCGCGTTCTCCATGGCCGCGATGCTGCACTGCTACGAGTCCCTCGTGGAGGGTGACCCGATCACCCGCGCGCCGTTCCCGGGCCTGGCCAAGGCGCTGCCCGCGGACACGAGCGGCACCAGCCTGAAGTTCGACCTGAGAGACGGCGCCAAGTGGCACGACGGGCAGCCGGTGACCGCCGACGACGTCGTCTTCACCTACGCCAGGGCCCTCGACGAGAAGGAGAACGTGCTGATCCACAGCTTCTTCTCGCACTGGCTGGCCGAGGTCCGCAAGACCGGCGACCGCTCGGTCGAGTTCGTCCTGAAGTTCCCCTTCCCGTACGCGCTGCAGCGCATCCAGTGCTGCAAGATCGTGCCCAAGCACGTCTACGACGGCAAGTGGGACGACGCCAAGAGCGGCAAGGTCGTCGGCTCCGGCCCGTACAAGGTCGTCGAGCAGGCGCCGCTGAGCCACACCAGCTTCGAGAAGTTCGCCGACTACAACGGCCCGCGCCCGGCCGCCTACGACCGGATGCTGTGGAAGTCCATCGTGGACGCCGCGCCGCGCGTCGCCGCCATCTCCGGCGCCAAGCCGGACGCGCAGATCGCCGAGAACATCCCGGCCGCCAACGCCGAGCAGCTGCGCAAGGCCGGCCGCACCGTCGAGTTCGCCGACGGCGGCAACAACCTCTTCCTGCTCTTCAACACCGCGCACGCGCCCTTCGACAACAAGCTCGTCCGGCAGGCCCTGCACTACGCCATCGACAAGCAGAAGATGATCGACATCGGCCTCAAGGGCGCGGGCTCGCCCGGGACGTCGTTCATCAACCCGAAGCTCCCGTCGTCGCAGCCCGCCGCGCAGGACTTCGTCTACCACCCCGAGAAGGCGAAGCAGCTGCTGCAGCAGGCCGGCGTGAGCGGCCTCAAGGTCACGCTGTCCACCACGAACACCTCGCTGGTCGCCGACTGCGTCAAGGTGATCAAGGAAGGCTGGGACGCGATCGGCGTCCAGACCACTTTGGACTCCCAGGACACCAAGGCGCTGTTCTCCAAGCTGGACGCCGGCACGGACTTCCAGGTCGTCGCGACGACCAACAACCCGATGCAGTTCGGCAACGACCCAGACCTGCTCATCCGCTACTACTACGACGCCAAGTCGATCCTGACGAGCAAGTACGCCCGCTGGACCGGCCCGGACGCCCAGGCGCTGCAGCAGCTGCAGGACCAGGCCGCGGCCGAGCCCGACGAAGCCAAGCGCACGGCGCTGAACAAGCAGCTGCTGGACCGGATTTCGGAGCAGGCCGTGATCTACCCGGTCGTGTTCACCCAGCTCGGCACGGCGTGGGACCCGAAGGCGATCACCGGGGTGCGTGCCCAGGGCTACCCCGGCATCTACCTGAACCAGGCCAAGCCGGTCTAG
- a CDS encoding FadR/GntR family transcriptional regulator, whose translation MARPQRSEEITKRIIDLIVERELPPGAPMPTELSLMEDIGVSRNSIREAIKALQALGIVEIRHGYGTFVGSAGSESLQTWLLFRTRARGATDVGRLRDLLEVREMLETELTRRVAADHRPELVEELQACVVRMRRKGPDAADADREFHDLICAEAGFDLARELTGLFWDVYRIAESELGGPASSPTATAKRHQAIVDALVLRDADAAAEAVHRHFDEVRKRAKAGPYGGFGVARPIPAARS comes from the coding sequence GTGGCCCGTCCGCAGCGCAGCGAAGAGATCACCAAGCGCATCATCGACCTGATCGTCGAGCGGGAGCTCCCGCCGGGCGCGCCCATGCCCACCGAGCTGAGCCTGATGGAGGACATCGGCGTCAGCCGCAACTCCATCCGCGAGGCCATCAAGGCCCTGCAGGCCCTCGGCATCGTCGAGATCCGCCACGGCTACGGCACGTTCGTCGGCTCGGCCGGGTCGGAGTCGCTGCAGACCTGGCTGCTGTTCCGCACCCGCGCCCGCGGCGCCACCGACGTCGGGCGGCTGCGCGACCTGCTGGAGGTGCGGGAGATGCTCGAAACCGAGCTGACCCGCCGCGTCGCCGCGGACCACCGGCCCGAGCTGGTGGAAGAGCTGCAGGCGTGCGTGGTGCGGATGCGCCGCAAGGGCCCGGACGCCGCGGACGCCGACCGCGAATTCCACGACCTCATCTGCGCCGAGGCCGGGTTCGACCTCGCCCGCGAGCTCACGGGCCTGTTCTGGGACGTCTACCGGATCGCCGAAAGCGAGCTGGGCGGCCCGGCCTCCTCCCCCACGGCCACGGCGAAGCGGCACCAGGCGATCGTCGACGCGCTGGTGCTGCGCGACGCCGATGCGGCGGCCGAAGCCGTGCACCGGCACTTCGACGAGGTCCGCAAGCGCGCCAAAGCGGGTCCGTACGGCGGTTTCGGCGTCGCCCGGCCGATTCCCGCCGCGCGGTCCTGA
- a CDS encoding LuxR C-terminal-related transcriptional regulator — translation MVAPPVRVVVAERDPAVRARLGGLLAEADGIELVGAVPDATAAGVTVRRRLPDVVLLDLRLGPLGPVARRPAVLALVTFDSDAAILRALRDGASGFLLRSARRKELIRLVRLAADGHRVLSPDAARRLVSAATRLSGPRDERLARVDSLTGRERQVLAWVGQAATNAEIATRLEVTEPVARSLVAQVVRKLGCAHRTEAGLLAYERGLCHPG, via the coding sequence GTGGTCGCCCCGCCGGTCCGCGTGGTGGTGGCCGAACGCGACCCGGCGGTGCGGGCCCGCCTCGGCGGGCTGCTGGCCGAAGCGGACGGCATCGAGCTGGTGGGCGCGGTCCCGGACGCGACGGCGGCGGGCGTGACGGTCCGCCGCCGGCTGCCGGACGTGGTGCTGCTGGACCTGCGGCTGGGCCCGCTCGGCCCGGTGGCGCGCCGCCCGGCGGTACTGGCCCTGGTCACGTTCGACTCGGACGCGGCGATCCTGCGGGCGCTGCGCGACGGCGCATCGGGATTCCTGCTGCGTTCGGCCCGCCGGAAGGAGCTGATCAGGCTGGTCCGCTTGGCGGCGGACGGCCACCGGGTGCTGTCCCCGGACGCGGCCCGCCGCCTGGTCTCGGCGGCGACCCGGCTGTCGGGCCCGCGGGACGAGCGCCTGGCGAGAGTGGACAGCCTGACCGGCCGCGAGCGGCAAGTGCTGGCGTGGGTGGGCCAGGCGGCGACGAACGCGGAAATCGCGACCCGGCTGGAGGTGACAGAGCCGGTGGCGCGGAGCCTGGTCGCGCAGGTGGTGCGGAAACTGGGCTGCGCACACCGGACGGAGGCGGGATTGCTGGCGTACGAGCGCGGGCTCTGCCACCCGGGCTGA